Proteins from a single region of Belliella baltica DSM 15883:
- a CDS encoding tetratricopeptide repeat-containing sensor histidine kinase: MRSAQIELEISKKSSNKTNDINDLAALYKELAFEFYHNDQFDQALDAYQKAIQYYKNLKDKSAEYSECLHNIGNIYYFLGQYEESIENYKAAMDIRILLDDKRGIATSLNNIANIYNRIREYTTALDYYNRSISFKEDVNDTKGIASSLKNIATIQYFQSDYVLALESNLKALKLSEALNDSMGISFVYNNMGLIYNKLEKYKDALNFFEKSMQLKELLNDERGISITLHNIANINEINGDFDLAIANLNKSLSISEKNSDKEGISSTLNSLGQVYRRQGDLDKALKNFYASIEIDLEIDDKRGFLLNKSNLAEIFFDIKDFKQAKITALESILLAKELGAKEEIRNGHLLLSKILEKENKFQEALQNYQIYTAYADSLNNQELESKTARLEAEYEYDKQIALLKAEQKTLDLEKEKELQAQKFQRNILIIYTLFILFVAFILYRSYQKQRRDKEKSERRSLELEEANQVKAKIFSIIGHDLRGPINSLHQLLELYQNDYMDEKEFREVLPQLYKNVGGIMLVLDNLLKWSLVEMKMIQSNPKEFELSKSIRTLHDFFSSLIDMKEIDFISNIEKEVYVFADADQIQVILRNLIGNAIKYSKKGGKITLTSQVDKTHTTINIKDEGVGMPKAIVNTLFKDILVESKTGTTGEKGTGLGLSLSKYYAEMNGGEIWVESEEGKGSTFSFSIPSGSLSKSISQQNSSTLKV; encoded by the coding sequence TTGAGAAGTGCGCAAATTGAACTAGAAATCTCAAAGAAATCAAGTAATAAGACCAATGATATCAATGACTTGGCAGCTTTATATAAAGAGTTGGCTTTTGAATTTTATCATAATGATCAATTTGATCAAGCTCTAGATGCCTATCAAAAAGCAATTCAGTATTATAAAAATCTAAAAGATAAATCAGCTGAATATTCTGAATGTCTTCATAACATCGGTAACATCTATTATTTTCTTGGGCAATATGAAGAGTCTATCGAGAACTATAAAGCCGCTATGGATATCAGAATCCTGTTGGATGATAAGCGAGGTATTGCAACAAGTCTAAATAACATTGCCAACATTTACAATCGAATTAGAGAATACACCACAGCCCTAGACTATTATAACCGCTCAATTTCATTTAAAGAAGATGTCAATGACACAAAGGGTATTGCTTCTTCTCTAAAAAACATAGCAACAATTCAATATTTTCAATCTGACTATGTCCTTGCATTAGAATCCAATCTGAAAGCGCTGAAATTATCTGAAGCGCTAAATGACTCTATGGGGATTTCATTTGTGTACAACAATATGGGATTGATCTATAATAAGCTTGAAAAATATAAAGATGCATTGAATTTTTTCGAGAAGTCTATGCAACTTAAAGAGTTGCTTAATGACGAAAGAGGAATATCTATTACCCTTCATAATATCGCTAATATCAATGAAATTAATGGGGACTTTGATTTGGCAATTGCTAACCTCAATAAGTCATTATCAATTTCTGAAAAAAATTCTGATAAGGAAGGAATTTCTTCTACCTTAAACAGTTTGGGACAAGTTTACAGGAGGCAAGGGGATTTAGATAAAGCATTGAAAAATTTTTATGCTTCTATAGAAATTGACCTCGAAATAGATGACAAGAGGGGATTTCTTCTCAATAAATCAAATCTTGCAGAAATATTTTTTGATATCAAAGATTTCAAGCAGGCCAAGATTACCGCTCTGGAAAGTATTCTTCTCGCCAAAGAACTTGGGGCAAAAGAAGAGATTAGAAATGGACATCTTTTGCTTAGCAAAATTTTAGAAAAAGAAAATAAATTTCAGGAAGCCTTACAAAACTATCAAATCTATACAGCTTATGCGGATAGTTTGAATAATCAAGAATTAGAAAGTAAAACTGCCCGACTCGAAGCAGAATATGAGTATGATAAACAAATCGCGCTTTTGAAAGCTGAGCAAAAAACACTTGATTTGGAAAAAGAGAAAGAACTTCAAGCGCAAAAATTCCAAAGAAATATTTTAATTATCTACACCCTTTTCATTCTTTTCGTTGCTTTTATTCTTTATAGAAGCTATCAAAAACAAAGAAGAGATAAAGAAAAGTCAGAAAGAAGATCGTTGGAATTAGAAGAAGCAAATCAAGTCAAAGCAAAAATATTCAGTATCATCGGTCATGATCTTCGAGGGCCGATCAACAGTCTTCATCAGTTACTTGAACTTTATCAAAATGACTATATGGATGAAAAGGAGTTTAGAGAAGTTCTTCCTCAACTCTATAAAAACGTTGGTGGAATAATGCTTGTCTTAGACAATCTACTTAAATGGTCTCTTGTAGAAATGAAAATGATTCAAAGCAATCCTAAAGAGTTTGAGCTTTCCAAAAGCATACGAACCCTACATGATTTTTTCTCTTCACTTATTGATATGAAGGAAATTGATTTTATTTCCAATATAGAAAAAGAGGTCTATGTTTTCGCTGATGCGGATCAAATTCAAGTAATTCTTAGAAATCTGATCGGCAACGCAATTAAGTATTCTAAGAAAGGTGGGAAAATTACTTTAACTTCTCAAGTTGATAAAACACATACTACCATCAACATCAAAGATGAAGGTGTGGGAATGCCAAAAGCCATCGTAAACACCCTTTTTAAGGACATCTTGGTTGAAAGTAAAACGGGTACAACTGGAGAAAAAGGAACTGGCTTAGGTTTGAGTTTGAGTAAATATTATGCAGAAATGAATGGAGGAGAAATTTGGGTTGAAAGCGAGGAAGGCAAAGGAAGTACTTTTTCTTTTTCTATCCCCAGTGGCTCCCTTTCTAAATCAATCTCTCAACAAAACAGTTCAACTTTGAAAGTCTAA
- a CDS encoding DUF4174 domain-containing protein has protein sequence MNILFISLLLNFMSIQDTVERLDHLKWKNRLVLYFPQNKKSRFDFSDSLKAEIQERKVAYFIFQGKDIVSNLPIRFSDSYQESILKRYKMGSKTDCLVLIGLDGGVKLKKELGLDWKLILKAIDSMPMRASEIKDN, from the coding sequence ATGAATATTCTTTTTATTAGTTTGTTGTTGAATTTTATGTCTATACAGGATACAGTGGAAAGACTAGACCATCTAAAATGGAAAAATCGCTTGGTTCTTTATTTTCCACAAAATAAGAAAAGTAGGTTTGATTTTTCAGATAGTTTGAAGGCTGAAATACAAGAAAGAAAAGTAGCGTATTTTATTTTTCAAGGAAAGGATATTGTGTCTAATTTACCCATAAGATTTTCTGATAGTTATCAAGAATCAATTTTGAAAAGGTATAAAATGGGCTCAAAAACAGATTGTCTTGTATTGATAGGACTTGATGGAGGAGTGAAACTTAAAAAGGAGTTAGGACTTGACTGGAAATTGATACTTAAGGCAATTGATTCTATGCCGATGAGGGCTTCCGAAATAAAAGATAATTAA